Genomic window (Deltaproteobacteria bacterium HGW-Deltaproteobacteria-4):
TCGCTCAGTACCCTTTCCGGCCGCCTTCCCAAAGGGGTGAACCCCACCCTCGGCCCGGACGCCACCGGCGTCGGCTGGGTTTATGAATACGCCCTGACCAGCGATCGCCATGACCTGCAACAGTTGCGCTCCATCCAGGACTGGTTTCTGCGCTATGAGCTGACCTCGGTCGAAGGTGTCTCCGAGGTTGCCAGTCTCGGCGGCTTTGTCAAAGAGTATCAGGTCGTCGTCGATCCGAACAAGCTTCAGGCTTATCGCATTCCGATCAATGAAGTGATGATGGCGATCGAGAAGAACAACCTCGACGTCGGCGGCGGGGCGATCGAGAGCGGCGAGACTGAATACGTCCTTCGTAGTCGCGGTTACATCAAATCGGTCGAAGATATCCGCAACATCGTTGTTATGGCTTCACCGCAAGGGACGCCGATTCTGGTGCGTGATCTCGCTGAGGTGCGCATCGGCCCGGAGATGCGGCGCGGGGTCGCTGAACTCGATGGGCTGGGGGAAGTGGTCGGCGGCATCGTTGTCATGCGCTTTGGCGAGAACGCCCTCGCCACCATCGAGAACGTTAAGGCCAAGCTCAGCGAACTGCAGGCCGGGCTCCCGGAAGGGGTGAAGATTGTCCCGGTTTATGACCGCTCCGGGCTGATTGAGCGGGCGGTCTCCACCCTCAAGGAGAAACTCCTTGAAGAGAGCATCGTCGTCGCCCTTGTCACCCTCCTCTTCCTTTGGCACCTTCCCAGCGCCTTCGTCGCCATCTTTACCCTGCCGGTGGCGATCCTCATGGCCTTCAGTATCATGCATGCCCAGGGGATCAACGCCAATATCATGAGCCTCGGCGGCATCGCCATCGCCATCGGCGCGATGATCGACGCGGCGATCATCATGATCGAAAATGCCCACAAGCACCTTGAACGGGATCGCGACAAAAAGCCGCACGCCCAGATCATCCTTGATGCTGCCAAAGAGGTCGGACCGACCCTCTTCTTTTCGCTGCTGGTCATCACTGTCTCCTTCTTCCCGGTCTTTACCCTGCAGGAACAGGCGGGACGGATGTTCAAACCCCTCGCCTACACCAAGACGTACGCCATGGGTGCCGCCGCTCTCCTCTCCGTCACCCTGGTGCCGGTCCTCATGCTTTGGCTGGTGCGCGGCAAGATCAAGCCGGAAGAAGCGAATCCGATCAACCGCTTCCTGATTCGCATCTATCACCCGATGGTCGACTTTGTTCTCAAATGGCGGGTGGCGACCCTCACTGTGGCTCTGGTGGCGGTCCTCTCCATTGCTTGGCCGATGAGCAAGATGGGGTCGGAGTTCATGCCCCCCCTTTACGAAGGGGATCTCCTTTACATGCCGACGACCTTGCCCGGGCTGTCAGTGACCAAAGCCAAGGAGTTGCTGCAGCAGACCGACCGGATCATCCGCCAGTTCCCTGAAGTCGAGCGGGTTTTCGGCAAGATCGGCCGCGCTGAAACCGCTACCGATCCGGCGCCGATGATGATGATCGAGACGACAATCATGCTCAAGCCCGAGGAAGCATGGCGCGACGTGCCGGTGCAGCGTTTTTATTCGAGTTGGCCGGATTTTCTTAAGCCGCCGCTGCGTCTGATCCTTCCGGAGAGTCGGCGGATCACCGTCAAGGAACTCTCCAATGAGCTCAACCGGGCGATTCAGTTCCCCGGACTGACCAACGCCTGGACGATGCCGATCAAGACCCGCATCGACATGCTCTCTACCGGCATCAAGACGCCGGTCGGGATCAAGATCATGGGGCCGGACCTCGCTGTCCTGTCCCGACTTGGCGAAGAAGTCGAAGCCGTTGTACGCACCGTTCCCGGTACCCTCTCGGCAATTGCCGAGCGCACCGTCGGCGGCTCCTACCTCGACTTCACCATCGACCGGGCTGCCGCCGCCCGCTACGGGATCAGTGTCGATGCGATTCAGCAGACCTTTCAAACCGCCATCGGCGGTATGGCGGTCTCGGAGACTGTTGAAGGGCTGGAGCGTTATCCGATCAGCGTCCGCTATTTCCGCGATTTCCGCAGTGATCCCGAAGCGCTTGGCCGTGTTTTGGTCGGTGCTGCCGGCGGTCGTCAGATTCCGCTGGCACAACTCGGGACCTTTGCGGTCAAACGGGATGCCGACAGTATCAAGAGCGAGAATTCACGGCGTACTGCCTGGGTCTACATCGATCTGGAAGGGAGCGATATCGGCTCTTACGTCACCAGCGCCAAGGAAGCGGTTGAGAAGCACGTTCAGTTGCCTCCGGGCTACAATTTAGTCTGGAGCGGTCAGTTCGAATACATGGAGAAGGCCAAAGAGCGGCTGCTGCTGATTATCCCCCTGACGGTTCTAGTGATCTTTGTCATCATTTATATTAGCACCAAGAGTCTGATCAAAACGGGCATCGTCTTCCTTGCGGT
Coding sequences:
- a CDS encoding CusA/CzcA family heavy metal efflux RND transporter, whose amino-acid sequence is MLEKIIAWSLRNTFMVVLATLFLVIGGVYSLENTPLDAIPDLSDVQVIVFTDYPGQAPQVVEDQVTYPLTTRMLSVPAAKTVRGYSFFGYSFVYIIFEDGTDLYWARSRVLESLSTLSGRLPKGVNPTLGPDATGVGWVYEYALTSDRHDLQQLRSIQDWFLRYELTSVEGVSEVASLGGFVKEYQVVVDPNKLQAYRIPINEVMMAIEKNNLDVGGGAIESGETEYVLRSRGYIKSVEDIRNIVVMASPQGTPILVRDLAEVRIGPEMRRGVAELDGLGEVVGGIVVMRFGENALATIENVKAKLSELQAGLPEGVKIVPVYDRSGLIERAVSTLKEKLLEESIVVALVTLLFLWHLPSAFVAIFTLPVAILMAFSIMHAQGINANIMSLGGIAIAIGAMIDAAIIMIENAHKHLERDRDKKPHAQIILDAAKEVGPTLFFSLLVITVSFFPVFTLQEQAGRMFKPLAYTKTYAMGAAALLSVTLVPVLMLWLVRGKIKPEEANPINRFLIRIYHPMVDFVLKWRVATLTVALVAVLSIAWPMSKMGSEFMPPLYEGDLLYMPTTLPGLSVTKAKELLQQTDRIIRQFPEVERVFGKIGRAETATDPAPMMMIETTIMLKPEEAWRDVPVQRFYSSWPDFLKPPLRLILPESRRITVKELSNELNRAIQFPGLTNAWTMPIKTRIDMLSTGIKTPVGIKIMGPDLAVLSRLGEEVEAVVRTVPGTLSAIAERTVGGSYLDFTIDRAAAARYGISVDAIQQTFQTAIGGMAVSETVEGLERYPISVRYFRDFRSDPEALGRVLVGAAGGRQIPLAQLGTFAVKRDADSIKSENSRRTAWVYIDLEGSDIGSYVTSAKEAVEKHVQLPPGYNLVWSGQFEYMEKAKERLLLIIPLTVLVIFVIIYISTKSLIKTGIVFLAVPFSLVGAFWFLYLLGYNTSIAVWVGIIALAGLDAETGVVMLLYLDLAYKNWQEKGRMLTLGDLKQAIHHGAVKRIRPKVMTITVIIAGLLPIMWSHGAGADVMKRIAAPMVGGVVTSGIMELLVYPVIFYLWRGRSLKKTQEPTTTGDIEE